Below is a genomic region from Bacillus pumilus.
GACGGAGGACAAAATGAATAAAGAATTTTCGCACTTAGATTATTTAAACAAGCTCGTTGTTGAGATGAGGATAAAAGTAATTGCAGCATTTGTCTTTCTATTCCTGCTCATACTCGGTTATGGCCTTTATGGAAACTCAATCCTTCTAGATGGTTACAGATTGTTTAATATAAGCATTTTTATCTTTTTATCTATTATTGCTCTTGCTGTATATGCGTCAGAAAATCGTCGTTTTTTGATGCTCCTAGAAGTAGCGAAATCAAAGTCTAAGGATGTAGTTAACCATGATGAACCACCATCAAAAGAAAAGATAAACGAGTTTATCAATTTAGGTTTCAAGAGATATCGAGCAGTGACATATTTTAAATTAAATTATAAAAAGACATCACTAGATGCTATTCATAAAATTGATAGTGAACTTGATGATTTTGTATTACATCAAGACAAAGACTTGAATTTTCATTTCACAGGTGAGCTTTTGACGGCTATGGAATGTTTATATGAAGCATTTGATGCTAAGGATATATTCTCAAAGAACAAATATAAATATTTCAAAAAATGGACTGGTACTCAAAAGAGGCTTGAATGGGAAAAACATCAAGAAGAAAGGAAGAACAACAAAAGGAAATGAACATAATGCACCCCCTTCTATCACGTATGAAGGGGGTTTTACCCCATATGACCGCCAACCAAATTAGATCGATGAATCATGGTTCCGGCATTAGTATATGATGCTGCGCGCATGATTGCGGTATGACCAAATTTGTTGTTGATTGCATCCATTACATGGCCCAACCGACTAACCTTTTCTTGATCAGGATTAAAGAGATCTAGCTGCATGTAGTTGGCCGGATCTACTTTTGAAAGAGAAATGGCAATTGATCTTACTGTCCCATGAGAGTGAAATTGATCAAAGAGGGCTTCGCACACCCTGAAAATATCCATAGTCACATTAGTCGGCTGGTCAATCGTTTTAGCGCGGTTGAATCCTCCCCCACCCTCTTTTACGCTGTAACCTATAGAGAGTGACACAGTTCTTCCTGCTTTATGTGCTTTTCTTGCTCTGCTTGCAACTGCTTCAGCTATTTCTAAAATGACGGTTTTTATGGCAGCTATGTCTCGGTCTGTCTCACCAGGATAGTCTCTCAACAAGATCTGGCTCGTTCCGAAAGAAATGTTTTCAGGAAGATCCTGATGATTGATCTCACTTGTATCGATTCCGTTAGCATGATAGTGCAGCTGCAGCCCCATTACACCGAATTTTTTCTGTAACAATTCTTTTGGGTAGTTAGCCAGCTGGCCAACTGTAGAAATGCCCATGCCATTCAAATTACGTTCCATACGTCTTCCTATGCCCCACATTTTAGATAATGGTCTAACAGGCCACAACTTCTCTTTTATATCGGTTACAGTCCACTCAGCGATTCCTGAAGGGCTCTTCTTGCTTTCGAGATCCATAGCAAGCTTAGACAGCAGCATATTGTCGCCAATTCCAATGGTCACTGTCAATCCAAATTGCCTTAGAATAGATTCTTTTATTTTTACGGCCATGTCCTTTGGGCTGCCCCACAGACGCGATGAACGCCATCTTATAAACGATTCATCGATGCTATAGACATAAACATCTTCAGGAGGCGCAAAACTGTAAAATAGCTCTGTTAATGCGGTTGATATGTCAATAAACTTCCTCATCTGTGGATTCACAATGTGAATTCTAGGGTCTGAAGGGACTTCATACAAACGAGATCCAGTCTTGATATTGTAGTCGCGTTTTAAAGCCGGTGATGCAGCTAAAACTACGCTACCAGAACGATCCTTGTTACCGACTACAGCAAGGTAGCAAGTTAACGGATCAAGATCCATCATTATGGCGGCAGCACTCGCATAAAAACTTTTCACGTCAACGGCCAAGAACTTTTTATTTTGATGGTTCATAGAGCCGCACTGTTTGCATCAACAATATCATTAAAGTTAATTGTCATCTGGTCTTCGTCATTTTTTAATGTTACCTGGTGGTTTTGAGCTGATATTGAAATTAGATGACCTTTTTTCTTTTCGTTAAATCCATTATGATGCGTGGTTATTTCAATCAATGTATTGTTATAGAGTGCTTCATACAAGTTTAAGGAAATGTACTCCTGGTGTTGTTCATCGAGTATTGGTTTATCGGTTTTTTCAAATGTCAATCTTAGTTTGTTGAGCGAGTCCCTATGCTCCGGCATCATAAGAGAAGTTCCCCACTTCTTACTAAACCCTCGATCCATGCTGTATTCCTCCTTAGAAATCATTACACTTATTTTAACCGAACTTACGTTCTTATCCAACAAGAAGTTTTTTCCGGTAAATTGAAACACTCTATTAATGATTAAGGTTATTGTTTGGAAGTATTAGAAGGATATATTTTCATTTGCCCTTTAAAATATGATAATCTTTTTTTAATTACTTTATTTAGGAAGGAGAAGTTTTTTCATGGGAAAAAGGATTGATTTGAAAGGAAAAGTCTTTGGAGAACTGAAAGTCATAAAGTTAAGTGATAAAACCACTAAAAACAATACACGTTTGTGGGAATGTGAGTGTGTTTGCGGAAATCTAGTCTATGTGTTGGGGATAAGTTTACGGGCAGGATATTACAAAAGCTGTGGTTGTAAACGCTCCGAAAAACGTGATCAAGGATTAGAGGAGTATTTACATCGAGATGCTATTGATGGCACAAGAAAAAGTGCTCTTACATCAAAACTACATAAAAATAATAAAAGTGTACATAAAGGTGTGCGCTGGAACGAATCTCGCAGCAAATGGGCGGTAACTATAGGATTTCAACGGAAACAAATTTTCTTAGGGAACTATGACATTTTAGACGACGCTGTCGAAGCTAGAAAAAAAGCAGAAGAAAAATACCATCTACCATATTTAGGAGGACAAGAAAATGAATAAAGAAGAAATTAAAAAATGGATGGAACAGAACTTGGTTGGAACAGATGAGGCAAGGGAAATTACAGGTCAATCAAGATCCGCCTTTAATCAAGCATTAGAAACAAAAAGAATTATTCCCTTTTTCTCTACCGGCGAAGGCACAGGGAAAAGAAATCTATACTTGAAAAGCGACCTCGAAGAATATTATAAAAATAAGAAAAAAATCAAATGAACTATTTACTAACCTCTGTTTATAACAGAGTTTTTTTGCGATGATTTAAAGGAAAGAGTAGATGAATCGCTCATACCGAATTACTACACCTCAACTCAAAGTACAACGTTGCTGCCTAACACAAGCAACTCATCAAATGATGAGTTAGACATGAATAAATATCTTGATGACAACCTTGCTCTAGGGCAGTTCGAAAGCCACTCAATCAATGATAACCTTACAATTATCACTACAAATAGTCCTGTCTTTTACATCCACCAAACAACGGCCGAAGAAACTCCTGAAGAGAATGGAGATTTCAAAGCTACTGCTGCTAAATACAAAAACACTAAAACCTTCACCAGCTGGTACACAGCAAAAAACTTTCTCAATATGAAGCTTTTCACCGTCAAGACAAAGGGTTACTTCCAATATAATGGTAGTGACGTTAAGGCAAAATTAAATGATGCCTGGTATACAAAAGCATTCCTTTCCATCTGGCAAGTCTCCAAC
It encodes:
- a CDS encoding Y-family DNA polymerase — encoded protein: MNHQNKKFLAVDVKSFYASAAAIMMDLDPLTCYLAVVGNKDRSGSVVLAASPALKRDYNIKTGSRLYEVPSDPRIHIVNPQMRKFIDISTALTELFYSFAPPEDVYVYSIDESFIRWRSSRLWGSPKDMAVKIKESILRQFGLTVTIGIGDNMLLSKLAMDLESKKSPSGIAEWTVTDIKEKLWPVRPLSKMWGIGRRMERNLNGMGISTVGQLANYPKELLQKKFGVMGLQLHYHANGIDTSEINHQDLPENISFGTSQILLRDYPGETDRDIAAIKTVILEIAEAVASRARKAHKAGRTVSLSIGYSVKEGGGGFNRAKTIDQPTNVTMDIFRVCEALFDQFHSHGTVRSIAISLSKVDPANYMQLDLFNPDQEKVSRLGHVMDAINNKFGHTAIMRAASYTNAGTMIHRSNLVGGHMG
- a CDS encoding YolD-like family protein, whose translation is MDRGFSKKWGTSLMMPEHRDSLNKLRLTFEKTDKPILDEQHQEYISLNLYEALYNNTLIEITTHHNGFNEKKKGHLISISAQNHQVTLKNDEDQMTINFNDIVDANSAAL
- a CDS encoding HNH endonuclease, with translation MGKRIDLKGKVFGELKVIKLSDKTTKNNTRLWECECVCGNLVYVLGISLRAGYYKSCGCKRSEKRDQGLEEYLHRDAIDGTRKSALTSKLHKNNKSVHKGVRWNESRSKWAVTIGFQRKQIFLGNYDILDDAVEARKKAEEKYHLPYLGGQENE